From the genome of Mycoplasma sp. 1578d:
TTTTTTTGAAAAAATGAAAGTTATTAAATGTGAAAAAAACACATTATTTTTAGTAATTTATCATTAGAAAAGTATTATCTAGATAAATATAAAAACGAATGAACTCAAGCTCTAGATTCGTCAGTTAAAGATATTTTAGGTAATGAATATGTATGAGACTTTATTAACACAAATTTAGAAGACCATAAAAAGCACATTGAAGAAATAAAAGTTAATCAAAAAAGAATTAAAGAATCAATTAAAATTCAGATTCAAAACGAAGAAATTAATACTCATTTTACTTTTGAAAATTATATTCAAAGCGAATTTAATCAAGAAGCATTAGAAATTTTTAAAAAAATTGTTTATGAAGATACTGGTGTAAATATTTTATATTTATCTGGAAAATCAGGACTTGGAAAAACACATTTACTTTCAGCTTTAATTAATGAATTTAAGGCTTATAAAAAATCAAATACTTGTATTTATATTAGTCCATTTAACTTTTCTACTTATATTTCAAATTTAATCAAAGAAAACGATCAAGATAAGATTTCTAAAATTCTTAAATATTATTCAAACGTTCATTTAATTGTTTTTGATGATTTTCAAATTTTTGCTGAAGGTAAAAAAATAGCTACTAAGAATTTTTTATTTAATGTTATTGATAAGCGTATGATGTTAAATAAGCTCACTGTATTTGCTTCAGAATTTGAAATTAAAGACATTACTCCTCTTTTTGAAGAACGCTTAATTACTCGCTTGCGTTCAGGAATTCAAACAAAAATCCAAAAGCCAAATAAAAATGATTTTCGCAAGGTTTTTACTGAAATCTTAAACAAAGAAGAGGGATTAAACATTAATTTATTTGACGAAAAAAGCGTAAATTTTATTATTAATGGTCATTCGGACTCAATTCGGGGTCTGATTGGGGCTATTAGCAAATTAAAATTTTATAAAAAAGAAATTCTAAATTCTGATTATGTCTTTAATGTTGTTAAAAACGCCTTTAAAGACTTTGTGGCTCCTAATAAAAAAATTACGCCAGAAGAAATTATTGAGCGAGTATGCAAATATTACCAAATTCATTCTAGAGAAATTTATTCTAAAACTAGAAGAAGTAATGTTGTTATTGCTCGTCACATGATAATTAATTTAATAAAAATTATTTTAGATTATTCTTCAACTAAAATTGGTCAAATACTTAATAAAGATCATAGTACTATTTTAAATGCATTTAAAAAGTTTGAAACGCAAATAAAAGCAGATTCTTCAGTTAAAAGAACAATTGAAACTTTAAAGTTAGAAATAGAAAATAATTAGCAAGTTATCCACAGGAATACTTTATTAAAAAATGCATTTTTGACAATAAAATATGGTTAAAAAATAAGTTTTTATTAATTATCCACTTATTCACACAATATTATATTAATATATATTAATTCAAGGAGTTTTTATGAAATTCACAATACTAAAAAATAAAATCGAACCAATTGTAGAATTTTTGAGTTTGTATATTGATGCTTCAGATTCGTTTATGCCTTTTAGGTGCCTATTCTTTAATATAAATTCTGATTTTTTAACTATAACAGCACAATCAGCAACTATTTCAGCTCGTAAAAAAATTGATATTGAACAAAATAACATAAATCTAGAAGAGGTTGGAAAAGTTTTAATTAATGCATCTATACTTAAAAATATTATTAAGAAATTTAATAAATATGTAACTTTTAAAGTTAATGAAAATTCAATTGATATTTATGAAGGAACCACTAAATTTACTTTAACTAAAATTGATATTCATCAATATCCTCAAATTGATTTCAATAATCAAGATAATCGAACTGAGGTTAATTCAGCTCAACTTGAAAAAACTATCAATAATGCATCTATAGCCGCTAGTATTTCAAATGATAAACTTAACGCACTAGTTTATAAATGTATTAACGTAAGTAGCGATGGTGCTAATAGTATTCGTTTCGTATCAACAGATTCTTATCGATTAAGTACTGAAAGCATTAAGGTTTCTAAACCCGTTGAAATCAATTTAACAATTGATGCTCGGAATTTAAAGAGAATTGTTACCAAAGACGCTGATAGAAAAGTATTTATGTTTTTTAATCAAGGTAAATTCGGAATTTCATATACTGATACAGTAGTTCAAACATTAACCACTAATTTAAACTATATGGATATTTGAAACTTGTTTAATTTTGATGTTTCTCGAACAATTAAAATTGAAAAACAAGAATTTTTAAAATTAATTAGCAAAGCATTGTTTTATTCATCAGAAA
Proteins encoded in this window:
- a CDS encoding DNA polymerase III subunit beta produces the protein MKFTILKNKIEPIVEFLSLYIDASDSFMPFRCLFFNINSDFLTITAQSATISARKKIDIEQNNINLEEVGKVLINASILKNIIKKFNKYVTFKVNENSIDIYEGTTKFTLTKIDIHQYPQIDFNNQDNRTEVNSAQLEKTINNASIAASISNDKLNALVYKCINVSSDGANSIRFVSTDSYRLSTESIKVSKPVEINLTIDARNLKRIVTKDADRKVFMFFNQGKFGISYTDTVVQTLTTNLNYMDIWNLFNFDVSRTIKIEKQEFLKLISKALFYSSEKSRRLQFTFNQNEVKVVYEVPEIGIGEAQTSNYTLEGPNIEIDLDFQYIKDAISVLENGIINIFISKKEDRLLLISENNNYNKQLITPLRRI
- a CDS encoding DnaA ATPase domain-containing protein; translation: MWKKHIIFSNLSLEKYYLDKYKNEWTQALDSSVKDILGNEYVWDFINTNLEDHKKHIEEIKVNQKRIKESIKIQIQNEEINTHFTFENYIQSEFNQEALEIFKKIVYEDTGVNILYLSGKSGLGKTHLLSALINEFKAYKKSNTCIYISPFNFSTYISNLIKENDQDKISKILKYYSNVHLIVFDDFQIFAEGKKIATKNFLFNVIDKRMMLNKLTVFASEFEIKDITPLFEERLITRLRSGIQTKIQKPNKNDFRKVFTEILNKEEGLNINLFDEKSVNFIINGHSDSIRGLIGAISKLKFYKKEILNSDYVFNVVKNAFKDFVAPNKKITPEEIIERVCKYYQIHSREIYSKTRRSNVVIARHMIINLIKIILDYSSTKIGQILNKDHSTILNAFKKFETQIKADSSVKRTIETLKLEIENN